Proteins found in one Pseudomonas marvdashtae genomic segment:
- a CDS encoding aspartate aminotransferase family protein produces the protein MKLNYQQSLKNFSEAFNLSKEQTSKGKEYIPGGFSRRTFGYGPHAIFVDKGEAQYLYTVEGKKLLDLNNNFATNVLGHNHPAILNAIHETLPNGFSFGNPTNHELALAKLICERIDSVEQVKFFCSASEACLSAVRIARGYTARKKIAKFEGGYHGFSDDLAISAHPDPNNFPGPDTHPKALPDSAGIPAYKSDNVIVLTQNDFDSCAKILRGNAEEIACLIMELQTCAGGIVELDKDFVQKLRALTKELGILLIADETITLRANFKALQSEYQIKPDLTVLGKMIGGGLPIGAVGGSREVFRVIEENQVMISGTHHGHPLACAAGIACLKAMDERAYARLNEMAAKIKSELNTWAKASKYPFTVFGSFSVFAYAFTKELGQTINTHRDYWHKIDENSMGIYALEMATRGYYPVHRGQVGLTLPMTDEDVEGFIETTKDIIHLIYAKD, from the coding sequence ATGAAGCTTAACTACCAGCAATCGCTAAAAAATTTCTCTGAAGCCTTTAATCTTTCCAAGGAACAAACATCGAAAGGAAAGGAGTATATTCCAGGAGGTTTTAGCAGGCGCACATTTGGCTATGGCCCGCATGCAATCTTCGTCGACAAGGGCGAAGCACAATATCTTTATACTGTCGAAGGTAAAAAACTCCTCGACCTCAATAATAACTTCGCCACCAATGTACTGGGCCACAATCATCCTGCGATCTTAAATGCAATTCATGAAACGCTACCGAATGGGTTCTCATTCGGGAACCCTACGAATCACGAGCTCGCGCTTGCCAAACTGATTTGCGAGCGCATTGACTCTGTTGAACAGGTTAAATTTTTTTGCTCTGCGAGTGAGGCATGCTTGAGTGCCGTGCGTATCGCAAGAGGCTATACAGCGCGTAAGAAGATTGCCAAATTTGAAGGTGGATATCACGGTTTCTCCGATGACCTCGCGATTTCCGCTCACCCTGACCCGAACAATTTCCCTGGCCCAGATACTCATCCAAAGGCTCTTCCAGACTCTGCCGGAATTCCCGCGTATAAAAGCGACAACGTCATTGTGCTGACCCAAAATGATTTTGATTCTTGCGCAAAAATCCTCCGTGGCAACGCGGAAGAAATCGCGTGTTTGATTATGGAATTGCAGACTTGCGCCGGTGGGATTGTAGAGCTTGATAAAGATTTCGTGCAAAAGCTTCGGGCGCTTACCAAGGAACTGGGCATTCTCTTAATCGCTGATGAGACCATCACACTCCGTGCAAATTTCAAAGCGCTGCAAAGCGAGTATCAAATCAAGCCGGATTTGACGGTCCTCGGCAAAATGATCGGTGGCGGCCTACCCATTGGCGCAGTGGGCGGCAGCAGAGAGGTTTTCCGGGTCATCGAGGAAAACCAGGTCATGATCTCGGGCACCCACCATGGTCATCCATTGGCCTGCGCGGCGGGCATTGCCTGCCTTAAAGCCATGGATGAGAGGGCTTATGCGCGACTCAATGAAATGGCAGCGAAGATCAAATCTGAGCTGAATACCTGGGCCAAAGCGTCCAAATATCCATTTACCGTTTTCGGCTCCTTCTCAGTATTCGCTTATGCGTTCACTAAAGAGCTCGGTCAGACCATTAATACGCACCGCGACTACTGGCATAAGATTGACGAAAACAGCATGGGTATCTATGCACTGGAAATGGCAACACGTGGCTACTATCCTGTCCATCGCGGCCAAGTGGGACTCACACTTCCGATGACAGACGAAGATGTCGAGGGCTTCATAGAAACCACTAAGGACATTATTCATCTCATTTACGCGAAGGATTAA
- a CDS encoding LysR family transcriptional regulator has product MDTRQLLLATRLAETLHFGKAAEIENIAQSGLSAQIAKLESELGFKLFERTSHRVSLTQAGQRFIEQVRTLLGSMNNTILECRALAENSRGVLKLGFFGDAAGELTHLIFTLFQQSNPDIRLVFTELSMTNQVQALISGKVDAALVRLPINDPRLELDVMFDEPRVAAVPANHEMAHASILTISDLIEQPFAVAGEGAPAEWAAYWSLGSERQEASRIGAYVQSIPESLAAVAYGGAFDTFPLTATRLFSHPGVRYVPLADAPRSSLALATLAGNRSPAVRSLRRCVTETLESSLSCIPEARRFEVA; this is encoded by the coding sequence ATGGACACTAGACAACTTCTTTTAGCGACCAGGCTGGCTGAGACCCTTCATTTCGGTAAGGCTGCCGAGATTGAGAATATCGCTCAATCTGGTCTGAGCGCTCAAATTGCGAAACTTGAAAGCGAGTTAGGTTTCAAATTGTTTGAACGTACCAGTCACCGTGTTTCATTGACCCAGGCAGGTCAGAGGTTCATAGAACAAGTTCGAACACTATTGGGTAGCATGAACAATACGATCTTGGAGTGCCGTGCCCTTGCTGAAAACAGTCGGGGTGTTTTGAAGTTAGGTTTCTTCGGTGATGCAGCGGGCGAACTGACTCACCTTATCTTCACGCTCTTTCAGCAGAGCAATCCTGACATCCGGTTGGTATTTACTGAGCTGTCCATGACAAATCAAGTCCAGGCTCTGATCTCGGGCAAAGTGGATGCGGCCCTCGTCAGGCTACCGATTAACGATCCGCGTCTTGAGCTCGATGTGATGTTTGACGAGCCGCGAGTGGCTGCCGTACCGGCCAATCATGAAATGGCGCATGCCTCGATCCTTACAATCTCAGATCTGATTGAGCAACCGTTTGCAGTAGCGGGCGAGGGAGCGCCGGCCGAATGGGCCGCATACTGGAGTTTGGGCTCAGAGCGGCAGGAGGCTAGCCGGATTGGCGCGTATGTCCAATCGATTCCAGAGAGTTTGGCTGCGGTTGCCTATGGCGGCGCGTTTGATACCTTCCCACTTACCGCCACACGCTTGTTCAGTCACCCAGGCGTGCGCTATGTACCATTGGCTGACGCACCACGTAGCTCATTGGCTTTGGCAACACTTGCCGGCAACCGGTCGCCGGCTGTTAGATCGCTCCGACGCTGCGTGACAGAGACGCTTGAAAGTTCTCTTTCGTGTATTCCTGAGGCTCGGCGCTTCGAAGTGGCTTAA